From one Pseudactinotalea sp. HY158 genomic stretch:
- the deoD gene encoding purine-nucleoside phosphorylase, whose protein sequence is MSTHIGAPEGAIAPVVLLPGDPMRAKWIAETFLTDATCYNEVRGMYGFTGTWNGRRVSVQGTGMGQPSAAIYITELIEHYGASTLVRVGSCGSMVEDVQIRDVVLASGACTDSAMNRLRFSGLDYAPVADFSLLRAAADAADAMAEVRSHVGLIYSSDSFYPARPELPKRLADYGVLGVEMEASALYTIAAGHGARALAVCTVSDHLVTGAETTSAEREQSFSAMIEIGLSAAFASQHQAPPTFSVSGS, encoded by the coding sequence ATGAGCACTCACATCGGGGCGCCCGAGGGCGCCATCGCCCCCGTCGTCCTGCTGCCCGGTGACCCGATGCGCGCGAAGTGGATCGCCGAGACCTTCCTCACCGACGCCACCTGCTACAACGAGGTGCGCGGCATGTACGGCTTCACCGGCACGTGGAACGGGCGGCGGGTCTCCGTGCAGGGCACCGGCATGGGCCAGCCCTCCGCGGCGATCTACATCACCGAGCTCATCGAGCACTACGGCGCGAGCACCCTCGTGCGGGTCGGGTCCTGCGGCTCGATGGTCGAGGACGTGCAGATCCGCGACGTCGTCCTCGCCAGCGGGGCCTGCACGGATTCGGCGATGAACCGGCTGCGCTTCTCCGGCCTCGACTACGCGCCCGTGGCCGACTTCTCCCTCCTGCGTGCGGCCGCCGACGCCGCCGACGCGATGGCGGAGGTGCGTTCCCACGTCGGGCTCATCTACTCCTCCGACTCCTTCTACCCGGCCCGCCCGGAGCTGCCGAAGCGGCTCGCCGACTACGGCGTGCTCGGGGTGGAGATGGAGGCGAGCGCCCTCTACACGATCGCCGCCGGGCACGGGGCCCGGGCGCTGGCCGTGTGCACCGTGTCCGACCACCTCGTCACGGGGGCGGAGACCACCTCCGCCGAGCGCGAGCAGTCCTTCTCGGCGATGATCGAGATCGGACTGAGCGCCGCCTTCGCCAGCCAGCATCAGGCGCCGCCGACGTTCAGCGTGAGCGGCTCGTAG
- a CDS encoding FAD-binding oxidoreductase, translated as MTTSGAGTEDRPDDRLAALRRALPGVTVLGDLAAREAHRWDRALDPNAGMPAAVLLPRSTEQVQQIVRHAAGAGIAIVPRGAGSGLSGGASAVDGALVVSMAEMTGLEIDPVTRMAFVEPGVINADLKRACAEVGLWYPPDPASVEFSTIGGNVATNAGGLCCVKYGVTTDYVLGLTVVLADGTAVDLGGPRLKEAAGLSLTKLFVGSEGTLGIITGIVLRLVPPPPPACTAVATFADLEAACAAVLRVAGAVRASMLEFMDHAAIEAVEDVHAYGLDRAAQAMLIAQSDQPGEAGTREIEQIAAIFREFGATEVLVTDDAETGEAYTAARRAAIPAVERTGRLLLGDVGVPLPQLGALVTGIDAIATRNGVTISVIAHAGDGNTHPLVVFDPADSSQAARAEAAYGEVMDLAIGLGGTITGEHGVGRTKKAWLPGYVGPDVMRLNKTVKDALDPHGLLNPGAIL; from the coding sequence ATGACGACGTCCGGCGCGGGCACCGAGGACCGGCCCGACGATCGACTCGCGGCGCTTCGACGGGCGCTGCCGGGCGTCACGGTGCTGGGCGATCTCGCCGCCCGCGAGGCCCACCGATGGGATCGCGCCCTCGACCCGAATGCGGGCATGCCGGCGGCCGTGCTGCTGCCCCGCTCCACCGAGCAGGTGCAGCAGATCGTGCGCCACGCGGCCGGTGCGGGGATTGCGATCGTCCCGCGCGGCGCGGGTTCGGGCCTGTCCGGGGGCGCGTCCGCCGTCGACGGCGCCCTCGTGGTGTCGATGGCGGAGATGACGGGGCTCGAGATCGACCCGGTCACCCGGATGGCGTTCGTGGAACCCGGCGTGATCAACGCCGACCTGAAGCGGGCCTGCGCCGAGGTCGGACTCTGGTACCCGCCGGATCCGGCGAGCGTGGAATTCTCCACGATCGGCGGCAACGTGGCCACGAACGCCGGCGGCCTGTGCTGCGTCAAGTACGGCGTGACCACCGACTACGTGCTCGGCCTGACCGTCGTGCTCGCCGACGGCACGGCGGTCGACCTGGGCGGGCCGCGGCTCAAGGAGGCCGCCGGGCTGTCCCTGACGAAGCTGTTCGTGGGCAGCGAGGGCACCCTCGGGATCATCACCGGGATCGTGCTGCGGCTCGTGCCCCCGCCCCCGCCGGCGTGCACGGCGGTGGCCACCTTCGCCGACCTCGAGGCCGCATGCGCGGCGGTCCTGCGGGTCGCCGGGGCGGTTCGGGCCTCGATGCTCGAGTTCATGGACCACGCGGCGATCGAGGCCGTCGAGGACGTCCACGCCTACGGGCTCGACCGCGCGGCACAGGCGATGCTCATCGCCCAGTCCGACCAGCCCGGCGAGGCCGGGACCCGCGAGATCGAGCAGATCGCCGCGATATTCCGGGAGTTCGGGGCCACGGAGGTACTCGTGACCGACGACGCCGAGACCGGCGAGGCGTACACGGCCGCGCGACGGGCGGCGATCCCGGCGGTCGAGCGGACGGGCCGGCTGCTGCTCGGCGACGTGGGCGTGCCGCTGCCGCAGCTGGGAGCCCTCGTCACCGGCATCGACGCGATCGCGACCCGGAACGGGGTGACGATCAGCGTCATCGCGCACGCCGGCGACGGCAACACCCACCCACTCGTCGTGTTCGATCCGGCCGACTCCTCCCAGGCCGCGCGCGCCGAGGCGGCCTACGGCGAGGTGATGGACCTGGCGATCGGGCTCGGCGGCACGATCACGGGCGAGCACGGCGTGGGCCGCACGAAGAAGGCGTGGCTGCCCGGCTACGTCGGCCCCGACGTCATGCGCCTGAACAAGACGGTCAAGGACGCCCTCGACCCGCACGGGCTCCTCAACCCGGGCGCGATCCTGTGA
- a CDS encoding ABC transporter ATP-binding protein, producing the protein MLTIDSISKTFFPGTINERRALRELSLDLAEGDFVTIIGSNGAGKSTLLNSISGRLPIDSGTIEIDGTNVRRLREYQRARFLGRVFQDPLAGTAPDLTIEENLALALRRGRPRTLRWGVTAARRAQFREELRTLDLGLEDRLKARVGLLSGGQRQALSLLMAGFTHPRILLLDEHTAALDPQRAKLVTELTARIVAAEGLTTLMVTHNMEQALELGNRLVMMHEGRIVFSAGDEAKKKLTVAGLLAEFGKVKGAALDDRALLA; encoded by the coding sequence ATGCTCACCATCGACTCGATCTCCAAGACCTTCTTCCCCGGCACGATCAACGAGCGCCGGGCCCTGCGCGAGCTGAGCCTGGACCTGGCCGAGGGCGACTTCGTCACGATCATCGGCTCCAACGGCGCCGGCAAGTCCACGCTCCTCAACTCGATCTCGGGCCGGCTGCCGATCGACTCGGGCACGATCGAGATCGACGGCACGAACGTGCGCAGGCTCCGGGAGTACCAGCGGGCCCGCTTCCTGGGGCGGGTGTTCCAGGACCCGCTGGCCGGTACCGCCCCCGACCTGACGATCGAGGAGAACCTCGCGCTCGCGCTGCGCCGCGGCCGGCCCCGCACGCTCCGCTGGGGCGTGACGGCGGCCCGCCGCGCCCAATTCCGCGAGGAGCTGCGCACGCTCGACCTCGGGCTGGAGGATCGGCTCAAGGCGCGGGTCGGGCTCCTCTCGGGCGGGCAGCGGCAGGCGCTCTCGCTGCTCATGGCGGGGTTCACCCATCCGCGGATCCTGCTCCTCGACGAGCACACCGCGGCCCTCGACCCCCAGCGCGCCAAGCTCGTGACGGAGCTGACGGCCCGGATCGTCGCCGCCGAGGGCCTCACCACCCTCATGGTCACCCACAACATGGAGCAGGCCCTTGAGCTCGGCAACCGGCTCGTCATGATGCACGAGGGCCGGATCGTGTTCTCCGCGGGCGACGAGGCGAAGAAGAAGCTCACGGTGGCCGGGCTGCTGGCCGAATTCGGCAAGGTCAAGGGCGCCGCCCTGGACGACCGGGCGCTCCTCGCCTGA
- a CDS encoding ABC transporter permease, with translation MIGALELGFIYGVMALGVYLTFRVLNFPDLTVDGSFTTGAATAAALITSGQSPVLATLAGGGAGLLAGAFTGVLHTKGKIDGLLAGILTMIALWSINLRIMDKANLPLLREQTLISPLRDGGYLGHGVVGIAIFAGVGIALAVIVTWFLRTDLGLAIQATGNNGQMIRSFGVNTDRTSILTLALSNMLVALCGAIVAQYQGYADISMGIGLILIGLASVILGQAVFGQRTILIAALAVVAGAALYRIIIFLALEVGLNPNDMKLVTALLVIAALLLPRWGFLKRLPALRSRGGRVVFAGPGSPAPDGPGTDAVTGPKTGSATGSGIGSATDSDARASHVAATDSKH, from the coding sequence ATGATCGGAGCACTCGAGCTCGGTTTCATCTACGGCGTCATGGCACTGGGCGTGTACCTGACGTTCCGAGTTCTCAACTTCCCCGACCTGACCGTCGACGGAAGCTTCACCACCGGCGCCGCCACGGCGGCCGCTCTGATCACGTCGGGGCAGAGCCCCGTGCTCGCCACCCTCGCGGGCGGCGGCGCGGGCCTGCTCGCGGGCGCGTTCACCGGGGTGCTGCACACGAAGGGCAAGATCGACGGCCTGCTCGCCGGGATCCTCACGATGATCGCCCTGTGGTCGATCAACCTGCGGATCATGGACAAGGCCAACCTGCCGCTGTTGCGCGAGCAGACCCTCATCTCCCCGCTGCGCGACGGCGGCTACCTGGGCCACGGCGTCGTGGGCATCGCCATCTTCGCCGGCGTGGGCATCGCGCTCGCCGTCATCGTCACGTGGTTCCTCCGCACGGACCTCGGGCTCGCCATCCAGGCCACCGGCAACAACGGGCAGATGATCCGCTCGTTCGGCGTCAACACCGACCGCACCTCGATCCTCACCCTCGCGCTGTCGAACATGCTCGTGGCGCTCTGCGGGGCGATCGTGGCGCAGTACCAGGGCTACGCCGACATCTCGATGGGGATCGGGCTCATCCTCATCGGCCTCGCCTCGGTCATCCTCGGCCAGGCCGTGTTCGGGCAGCGGACCATCCTCATCGCCGCGCTCGCCGTCGTGGCCGGCGCCGCGCTCTACCGGATCATCATCTTCCTCGCGCTCGAGGTCGGGCTCAATCCGAACGACATGAAACTGGTGACGGCGCTGCTCGTCATCGCGGCGCTGCTGCTGCCCCGCTGGGGCTTCCTCAAGCGTCTTCCCGCGCTGCGGAGCCGGGGTGGGCGGGTCGTCTTCGCCGGACCCGGGTCGCCGGCGCCGGACGGTCCGGGCACCGATGCGGTGACGGGCCCGAAGACCGGTTCGGCGACCGGTTCCGGGATCGGTTCGGCGACCGATTCGGACGCGCGCGCGTCGCACGTCGCCGCCACGGACTCGAAGCACTGA
- a CDS encoding ABC transporter substrate-binding protein, producing MTNVLPRRRALALTGVLGAAALALAACGSSGEAAGTPDGDAAGGDGLTPITVGISQFVQHPALDAATTGFKQAFLDAGYVEGETVTFDEQNAAGDVANTTTIASTFAGDDLDLVLAVATPSAQAAAQALTDVPVLFTAVTDPVAAGLVASNEAPGANVTGTSDLNPVADQLALLKEILPDATKVGIVYSSGEVNSEVQVELAKEAAGGLGLEIVEATITNASEIQQSAESLGDVDAIYVPTDNAVVSGIAALVQLAESKGIALIGAEAGTVEGGAIATVGIDYEALGLQTGEMGVAIVDGADPATMPVETLKTLQLVINPAAAERMGVTLPDSVVDRADKVIE from the coding sequence ATGACGAACGTACTTCCCCGCCGCCGAGCACTGGCGCTCACGGGTGTCCTCGGAGCCGCCGCCCTGGCGCTCGCCGCCTGCGGTTCCTCCGGCGAGGCCGCCGGCACGCCCGACGGCGACGCCGCCGGCGGGGACGGACTCACCCCGATCACCGTGGGCATCAGCCAGTTCGTGCAGCACCCCGCCCTGGACGCGGCCACCACCGGCTTCAAGCAGGCGTTCCTCGACGCCGGCTACGTCGAGGGTGAGACCGTCACCTTCGACGAACAGAACGCCGCGGGCGATGTGGCGAACACCACGACGATCGCCTCGACCTTCGCCGGAGACGACCTCGACCTCGTGCTCGCCGTCGCGACCCCGTCGGCCCAGGCCGCCGCGCAGGCGCTCACGGACGTGCCCGTGCTTTTCACGGCCGTGACCGACCCGGTCGCCGCCGGCCTCGTCGCCTCGAACGAGGCACCGGGCGCGAACGTGACCGGCACCTCCGACCTCAACCCGGTCGCCGACCAGCTCGCACTCCTCAAGGAGATCCTGCCGGATGCCACCAAGGTCGGCATCGTCTACTCCTCCGGCGAGGTGAACTCCGAGGTCCAGGTGGAGCTCGCGAAGGAGGCCGCCGGCGGCCTCGGCCTGGAGATCGTCGAGGCCACGATCACGAACGCCTCCGAGATCCAGCAGAGCGCCGAGTCCCTCGGCGACGTCGACGCGATCTACGTGCCCACCGACAACGCCGTGGTCTCGGGCATCGCCGCGCTCGTGCAGCTGGCCGAGTCCAAGGGCATCGCGCTCATCGGCGCCGAGGCCGGAACGGTCGAGGGCGGGGCCATCGCCACCGTCGGCATCGACTACGAGGCGCTCGGTCTGCAGACCGGTGAGATGGGCGTGGCGATCGTCGACGGCGCCGACCCCGCCACGATGCCGGTCGAGACCCTCAAGACGCTCCAGCTCGTGATCAACCCGGCCGCGGCGGAGCGGATGGGCGTCACCCTGCCCGATTCCGTGGTCGACCGGGCCGATAAGGTCATCGAGTAA
- a CDS encoding biotin transporter BioY produces the protein MTTPTLSAPVLAEYIPGRRVRAVALVLTGTILLTIAGQVAVPLPFTPVPVSLATGAVVLIGAAMGPALGASSVLLYLVAGLAGAPLFADQASGWAFASFGYILGYIPAVVLAGMLARRRADRSVGRTILLTALASLAVYALGLPWLMAFLGVDLGTGLALGVTPFLIGDAVKMAAAAIVLPGAWKIAQRVRGEG, from the coding sequence ATGACCACACCGACGTTGAGCGCCCCCGTCCTGGCCGAATACATCCCCGGCCGCAGGGTCCGCGCGGTCGCGCTCGTGCTGACCGGCACGATCCTGCTGACGATCGCGGGCCAGGTCGCCGTTCCGCTTCCGTTCACGCCCGTGCCGGTCTCGCTGGCCACCGGCGCCGTGGTGCTCATCGGCGCGGCAATGGGTCCGGCGCTCGGGGCGAGCAGCGTGCTGCTCTACCTCGTGGCCGGCCTCGCGGGCGCCCCGCTGTTCGCCGATCAGGCCTCCGGCTGGGCGTTCGCCTCGTTCGGCTACATCCTCGGTTACATCCCCGCCGTCGTGCTCGCCGGAATGCTCGCGCGGCGCCGCGCCGACCGCAGCGTCGGGCGCACGATCCTGCTGACGGCGCTCGCCTCCCTGGCCGTGTACGCGCTCGGTCTCCCGTGGCTCATGGCGTTCCTCGGGGTCGACCTCGGCACCGGGCTCGCCCTCGGAGTCACCCCCTTCCTCATCGGCGACGCCGTGAAGATGGCCGCCGCCGCGATCGTGCTGCCCGGGGCGTGGAAGATCGCGCAGCGGGTCCGCGGCGAGGGGTAG
- a CDS encoding MarR family winged helix-turn-helix transcriptional regulator, giving the protein MSEPSRTSDEADRPDAHSEPGRSAAHSEAGRSDAHGEAGRSDARSEAGRSDHASEAGGPDHAGEARSDLAGLVMATARRLRRARMAALKPYGLTPHQAGAFLMIARHGGGPGHHGGGPGHQGGGPGHQGRGYGLGRARGDGADAGPGGDCREHGRGTGELRLSDLAARLRIAARSVTEVVDALCEKGLVQRRPSPTDRRATAVELTEAGARLHEDLAARRPNAADLFAPLSEREREQLHALLSKLHADDEEC; this is encoded by the coding sequence ATGAGCGAGCCGAGCCGCACATCGGACGAGGCCGATCGGCCGGACGCACACAGCGAACCCGGTCGGTCCGCCGCACACAGTGAGGCCGGGCGCTCCGACGCACACGGCGAGGCCGGTCGGTCCGACGCACGCAGCGAGGCCGGGCGGTCCGATCACGCCAGCGAGGCCGGCGGGCCCGATCACGCCGGTGAGGCGCGCTCCGACCTGGCCGGGCTCGTCATGGCGACCGCCCGCCGGCTCCGGCGGGCGCGGATGGCCGCGCTCAAGCCGTACGGGCTCACGCCGCACCAGGCGGGGGCGTTCCTCATGATCGCCCGCCACGGCGGCGGGCCCGGACATCATGGCGGCGGGCCTGGGCATCAGGGCGGCGGGCCCGGGCATCAGGGGCGCGGCTATGGGCTCGGCCGGGCACGCGGGGACGGCGCCGACGCGGGCCCAGGCGGCGACTGTCGCGAGCACGGGCGCGGCACGGGTGAGTTGCGGCTCTCGGACCTGGCGGCCCGGTTGCGGATCGCCGCCCGCTCCGTCACGGAGGTCGTCGACGCGCTGTGCGAGAAGGGGCTCGTGCAGCGCCGCCCCTCACCGACCGACCGGCGGGCGACCGCGGTCGAGCTCACCGAGGCGGGCGCGCGGCTGCACGAGGATCTGGCCGCGCGCCGCCCGAACGCCGCGGACTTGTTCGCCCCGCTGAGCGAGCGCGAACGGGAGCAGTTGCACGCCCTGCTGAGCAAGCTCCACGCCGACGACGAGGAGTGCTGA
- a CDS encoding ABC transporter ATP-binding protein → MPSTTDRRAGRPDAPAAPPDAGPGHRSHGAARVSAADREQLAEHPVSLRRVTALFRPYRGRVALVTVLIALTSLVGLATPFLIKRAIDEAIPGQDVPLLVGLVAGMIGVTVVAAVFGILQTWIATDIGQRIMHALRTDVFTHLQRMPLGFFTRTRGGEVQSRLTNDINGMQSVVTNSATSIASNVTTAVGTAIAMAALSWRLSLLSLVVLPPAILITRRVARMRRRVAGAAQRSLADLQTQIEESLSAGGVQLSKTLASGEQLSERFAATSQGLTELEVQSQVAGRWRMASLSMIFGAIPALIYLIAGLPATSGGMTIGTLVAFAGLQQSLFRPLMGVLGVGVQVTTSMALFSRVFEYLDLPIELTDPAHPVPVPPGRGRLRLDDVRFRYPGALTDALDQVGMDVPAGATVGIVGATGSGKSTLAALLSRLHDPDRGAVSIDGADLRDLRLADVASLVGVVSQDTYLLHTSIAENLRYARPDASDADLVAAARAAQIHDLIVSLPEGYDTVVGSRGYRFSGGERQRIALARTILRDPRVLVLDEATSALDTVTERAVQRALDVVSAGRTTVVIAHRLSTIRAADQILVFDHGRILERGTHDELLAAAGAYARLVAEAEIAGTDRVPDRAVLAGTSGRAG, encoded by the coding sequence ATGCCCAGCACCACAGATCGACGAGCCGGTCGCCCCGACGCGCCCGCGGCTCCGCCGGATGCCGGCCCCGGCCACAGGTCCCACGGCGCCGCGCGGGTGAGTGCGGCCGACCGCGAGCAGCTCGCCGAGCACCCGGTCTCGCTGCGCCGCGTCACCGCACTCTTCCGGCCCTACCGCGGGCGCGTCGCCCTCGTCACCGTGCTCATCGCGCTCACCTCGCTCGTCGGCCTCGCCACCCCGTTCCTCATCAAGCGGGCCATCGACGAGGCGATCCCCGGCCAGGACGTTCCCCTGCTCGTCGGCCTCGTCGCCGGGATGATCGGCGTCACGGTCGTCGCCGCCGTCTTCGGGATCCTGCAGACCTGGATCGCGACCGACATCGGCCAGCGGATCATGCACGCCCTGCGCACCGACGTGTTCACCCACCTGCAGCGGATGCCGCTCGGCTTCTTCACCCGCACCCGCGGCGGCGAGGTCCAGTCCCGCCTGACGAACGACATCAACGGCATGCAGTCGGTGGTGACCAACTCCGCCACCTCGATCGCCTCGAACGTGACCACCGCGGTCGGCACGGCGATCGCCATGGCCGCGCTCTCGTGGCGCCTCTCCCTGCTCAGCCTCGTCGTGCTCCCGCCCGCGATCCTCATCACCCGCCGGGTCGCCCGCATGCGTCGCCGCGTCGCCGGCGCGGCCCAGCGCTCGCTCGCCGACCTGCAGACCCAGATCGAGGAGTCCCTCTCCGCCGGCGGCGTCCAGCTGTCGAAGACCCTCGCCTCGGGCGAGCAGCTCTCGGAGAGGTTCGCTGCGACGTCCCAAGGCCTGACCGAACTCGAGGTGCAGTCCCAGGTCGCCGGCCGCTGGCGGATGGCGAGCCTGTCGATGATCTTCGGCGCGATCCCCGCGCTCATCTACCTCATCGCCGGGCTGCCGGCGACGTCGGGCGGCATGACGATCGGCACGCTCGTCGCCTTCGCCGGACTGCAGCAGAGCCTGTTCCGCCCCCTCATGGGCGTGCTCGGCGTCGGCGTGCAGGTCACCACCTCGATGGCGCTGTTCTCGCGCGTGTTCGAGTACCTCGACCTGCCGATCGAGCTGACCGACCCGGCCCACCCCGTGCCCGTGCCGCCCGGCCGCGGCCGGCTGCGCTTGGACGACGTCCGGTTCCGTTATCCGGGTGCGCTCACCGACGCGCTGGATCAGGTGGGCATGGACGTGCCGGCGGGCGCCACGGTCGGGATCGTCGGGGCCACCGGCTCGGGCAAGTCGACCCTCGCGGCGCTGCTGTCGCGCCTGCACGACCCGGACCGGGGAGCCGTGAGCATCGACGGGGCCGACCTGCGCGACCTGCGCCTGGCCGACGTGGCGAGCCTCGTCGGGGTCGTCTCCCAGGACACCTACCTGTTGCACACCTCGATCGCGGAGAACCTCCGCTACGCCCGGCCGGACGCGAGCGACGCGGACCTCGTGGCGGCCGCGCGGGCGGCCCAGATCCACGACCTCATCGTCTCCCTGCCCGAGGGGTACGACACGGTGGTCGGCTCGCGGGGCTACCGCTTCTCCGGCGGGGAGCGCCAGCGGATCGCCCTCGCCCGCACGATCCTGCGCGACCCGCGCGTGCTCGTGCTCGACGAGGCCACGAGCGCCCTCGACACCGTGACCGAACGGGCCGTCCAACGCGCGCTCGACGTCGTGAGCGCCGGCCGCACGACGGTGGTCATCGCCCACCGGCTCTCGACGATCCGCGCGGCCGATCAGATCCTCGTGTTCGATCACGGTCGAATCCTCGAGCGGGGGACCCACGACGAACTCCTCGCCGCCGCCGGCGCCTACGCCCGGCTCGTGGCGGAGGCGGAGATCGCCGGCACGGATCGCGTGCCCGATCGGGCAGTGCTCGCCGGAACCTCTGGCCGAGCCGGATAG
- a CDS encoding DUF11 domain-containing protein, which produces MALTWRNPASGRGRGMIDTQLGPVGPELGPELGPELGTQLRRRPPRATGVLATLSLLSMLFVLAGASTATAASSDITSAGPLTTITITDDLNCAVNHAADTRPEWYEATACGTLVAVDGHLYGPAAIPAGGSATGVAGYVAFTPVSQSGPTGSGSAASPYAVTTVVDLGETGIRLTQTDRYVVGEETYRTDVSLASTNGSAYSAIVYRAGDCYLQNDDVGRGRIDSGGVPVCQARAGSDNPDRIEAFYPLTAGSNYIEAFYDDMWAAVGAMTNLPDTCVCTGEHDNAVAISWPVELAASGTATTLSSLTIFSPLGATPVRFAKTADDDAVTVPDQATSGYTITMSNEGAVERTLTSITDTLPAGFAYDPGSTTGATTTDPAVSGQEITWTGTFTVPAATEAGPGTLTLHFGVTLPTVAGTYTNSVGGTGEGVTVIAADGTAPITITVAGEPTESPTETPTETESPTEPPTETESPTESPTGTETPTQSESPTESPTSTGGGSGTGGTEGTSTGASGTSSGTHASGTAGTSGTPMPDTGTSPDAALIAAGTLLLGGAAAMTLARVRRARSMGR; this is translated from the coding sequence ATGGCGCTCACCTGGAGGAACCCCGCGAGTGGTCGCGGCCGCGGCATGATCGACACGCAGCTCGGCCCAGTCGGCCCGGAACTCGGCCCGGAACTCGGCCCGGAACTCGGCACGCAGTTGCGGCGCCGACCGCCGCGCGCGACGGGCGTGCTGGCCACGCTCTCTCTCCTCTCCATGCTGTTCGTGCTCGCCGGGGCATCGACGGCGACAGCCGCCTCGTCGGACATCACGAGCGCCGGCCCGCTCACGACCATCACGATCACGGACGACCTCAACTGCGCGGTCAACCACGCGGCCGACACCCGTCCGGAGTGGTATGAGGCCACCGCGTGCGGCACGCTCGTCGCGGTCGACGGCCACCTGTACGGTCCCGCCGCCATCCCGGCGGGCGGGTCGGCCACGGGCGTGGCGGGGTACGTGGCGTTCACGCCCGTGAGCCAGTCCGGACCGACCGGCTCCGGGAGCGCGGCCTCCCCGTATGCAGTCACCACGGTCGTCGATCTGGGGGAGACCGGGATCCGCCTGACCCAGACCGACAGGTACGTCGTGGGCGAGGAGACCTACCGCACCGACGTCTCGCTCGCGAGCACGAACGGAAGCGCCTACTCCGCGATCGTCTACCGGGCCGGGGACTGCTACCTCCAGAACGACGACGTGGGCCGGGGCCGGATCGACTCCGGCGGCGTGCCGGTGTGCCAGGCGCGGGCAGGGTCGGACAACCCCGACCGGATCGAGGCGTTTTATCCGCTCACCGCCGGCAGCAACTACATCGAGGCGTTCTACGACGACATGTGGGCCGCGGTCGGTGCCATGACGAACCTGCCCGACACGTGCGTGTGCACCGGAGAGCACGACAATGCGGTCGCGATCAGCTGGCCCGTCGAGCTCGCGGCCTCCGGGACCGCGACGACCCTGTCGAGCCTGACGATCTTCTCCCCGCTCGGGGCCACCCCGGTCCGGTTCGCGAAGACGGCCGACGACGACGCCGTGACCGTGCCCGACCAGGCGACGAGCGGCTACACGATCACCATGTCAAACGAGGGCGCCGTCGAGCGGACCCTCACGAGCATCACCGACACCCTGCCGGCCGGCTTCGCCTACGACCCGGGATCGACCACCGGGGCCACGACGACGGATCCGGCGGTCTCCGGACAGGAGATCACGTGGACCGGCACGTTCACGGTCCCGGCCGCCACCGAGGCCGGGCCGGGCACGCTCACCCTGCACTTCGGCGTGACCCTGCCGACCGTCGCGGGCACCTACACGAACTCCGTCGGCGGCACGGGCGAGGGCGTGACCGTCATCGCGGCCGACGGAACCGCGCCGATCACGATCACCGTCGCGGGCGAACCGACCGAGTCGCCCACCGAGACGCCGACGGAGACCGAGTCGCCGACCGAGCCGCCCACGGAGACGGAGTCGCCGACGGAATCGCCGACCGGGACCGAGACGCCCACGCAGTCCGAATCGCCGACGGAATCGCCGACCTCGACGGGCGGCGGGTCCGGCACGGGTGGCACGGAGGGCACGTCGACTGGCGCCTCCGGCACCTCGTCCGGCACACACGCCTCCGGCACGGCTGGGACATCCGGAACGCCGATGCCCGACACGGGCACCTCGCCCGACGCGGCGCTCATCGCGGCCGGCACGCTCCTACTCGGCGGGGCCGCGGCGATGACCCTCGCGCGGGTGCGACGCGCGCGCTCGATGGGCCGCTGA
- a CDS encoding RNA-binding S4 domain-containing protein, whose protein sequence is MPEITIRDESIRLGQLLKLAGAAQDGAHARHLVESGHVLVNGAVEVRRGAQVRSGARVSVEGETYSVRTEG, encoded by the coding sequence ATGCCCGAGATCACGATCCGCGATGAGTCCATCCGCCTGGGGCAACTCCTCAAGCTCGCCGGCGCCGCCCAGGACGGCGCGCACGCCCGCCATCTCGTCGAGTCCGGTCACGTGCTCGTCAACGGCGCGGTGGAGGTCCGCCGGGGAGCGCAGGTCCGCTCCGGCGCACGGGTGAGCGTCGAGGGCGAGACGTACTCGGTGCGCACCGAGGGCTGA